One genomic window of Malaciobacter molluscorum LMG 25693 includes the following:
- a CDS encoding cytochrome c, producing the protein MEQIGMFPLFYFPEIGSAWIMGITGTIHILASHTSVGAALLFAFLAHKAYKEDRPELYSYMKKYGMFLLIFSYVIGSITGPGIWYTATAASPRGISALIHNFVWVWATEWVFFLFEVIGVFALVYFIEKIDRKTHLKLTYAFALASVGTLFLIIGIISFMMWPGNDAFYQTGSVSDAFFGINTFPHLFLRLGFMIMMSGVIGLIITSALKQEELRLELTKKMGVISIIGGFLTLVSFMWYITTLPENAKTLLDIYLPQIINTRIILIVLFSIYFAVAIFKPNFINKAVSITMLFVIGIIGLWPGEKLRESIRKPYVVGQYVYSNQVMGRDVPGKNIKNEVDIIAKHGLLNVNVWIPKRLKTITPENKLEVGELLTKIACSNCHSLELNGKFRPLLPKFKGQDKDMIKSFMKYTLAQGAIAYMPKINLPDKEFDAMATWIESQNNKEK; encoded by the coding sequence ATGGAACAAATTGGTATGTTTCCTCTTTTTTATTTTCCAGAAATAGGTTCTGCATGGATTATGGGAATAACAGGAACTATTCACATACTTGCCTCACATACATCAGTTGGTGCTGCATTGCTTTTTGCTTTTTTAGCACACAAAGCATATAAAGAAGATAGACCTGAACTTTATTCTTATATGAAAAAATATGGAATGTTTTTACTTATTTTTTCTTATGTAATAGGTTCAATTACTGGTCCAGGTATTTGGTATACAGCAACAGCTGCTAGTCCTAGAGGTATTAGTGCATTAATTCATAACTTTGTTTGGGTGTGGGCAACAGAATGGGTATTTTTCTTATTTGAAGTTATTGGAGTTTTTGCTTTAGTTTATTTTATTGAGAAGATTGATAGAAAAACTCATCTTAAATTAACATATGCATTTGCGCTAGCTTCTGTTGGAACTTTATTTTTAATCATCGGGATTATAAGTTTTATGATGTGGCCAGGGAATGATGCATTTTATCAAACAGGTTCAGTAAGTGATGCATTCTTTGGTATAAATACTTTTCCTCATTTATTTTTAAGACTTGGTTTTATGATAATGATGTCAGGTGTAATTGGATTGATAATTACAAGTGCATTAAAACAAGAAGAATTAAGACTTGAACTTACTAAAAAGATGGGTGTAATAAGTATTATTGGAGGATTTTTAACATTAGTTAGTTTTATGTGGTATATAACAACACTACCTGAAAATGCAAAAACATTACTTGATATTTATCTTCCTCAAATTATAAATACTAGAATCATATTGATTGTTCTATTCTCAATATATTTTGCAGTAGCAATTTTCAAACCAAACTTTATAAATAAAGCTGTTTCAATAACTATGTTGTTTGTTATTGGGATTATTGGATTATGGCCAGGAGAAAAATTAAGAGAGAGCATTAGAAAACCTTATGTAGTAGGACAATATGTATATAGTAATCAAGTAATGGGGAGAGATGTTCCAGGTAAAAATATTAAAAATGAAGTAGATATTATTGCAAAGCATGGTTTATTAAATGTAAATGTTTGGATTCCTAAAAGACTAAAAACTATCACGCCAGAAAATAAACTTGAAGTTGGTGAATTACTTACAAAAATTGCATGTTCAAATTGTCATTCATTAGAGTTAAATGGTAAATTTAGACCATTATTACCTAAATTTAAAGGACAAGATAAAGATATGATTAAATCATTTATGAAATACACTCTTGCACAAGGTGCAATTGCATATATGCCAAAAATAAATTTACCAGATAAAGAGTTTGATGCAATGGCTACTTGGATTGAATCTCAAAATAATAAGGAAAAATAA